In Toxoplasma gondii ME49 chromosome VIII, whole genome shotgun sequence, a single genomic region encodes these proteins:
- a CDS encoding hypothetical protein (encoded by transcript TGME49_200340), with protein MYRAIVEGNRVCYKRRVELEQRLHEERLKAVKPVVRTSPPCRTPRTGRNLKYETQSHERFQEIDRDNKLLLDKLCKIMVRSPCTAALSEPRGPASLNWKNRKDEEERIAYNNKFTYRKLAEAKPLYTLEDWQRHTAFHARRFRNVCEHPAILDMKEIPTQAAHETPRHTSTRGRPTLMCNFSAYRIPVTPRCHWPNKNRPLSQPAARDEKKTRITCQCFQASRTYLHSNDREYSRSLKEAAKSRRQLSAPPKPSNVKRN; from the coding sequence ATGTATCGTGCAATAGTGGAAGGTAACCGCGTGTGTTACAAACGACGTGTGGAGCTGGAGCAGCGCTTACACGAGGAACGACTGAAGGCTGTTAAGCCAGTCGTACGGACCAGCCCTCCATGTCGTACTCCCCGAACTGGCCGAAATCTCAAATATGAGACTCAGAGTCATGAGAGATTCCAGGAGATCGATAGAGACAACAAGCTGCTTCTGGATAAATTGTGCAAGATAATGGTACGGTCTCCGTGCACTGCGGCGCTTTCAGAGCCCAGAGGTCCTGCCAGTCTTAACTGGAAGAATCGAAAGGATGAGGAAGAACGGATTGCCTATAACAACAAATTTACCTACCGGAAATTAGCCGAGGCGAAGCCGCTGTATACTTTGGAAGACTGGCAAAGACACACCGCCTTTCACGCCCGAAGATTTCGGAACGTCTGCGAACATCCAGCAATCCTCGACATGAAAGAGATACCGACGCAGGCGGCGCACGAGACGCCACGACATACTTCCACCAGAGGGAGACCGACGTTGATGTGCAATTTCAGTGCCTACCGAATTCCCGTAACTCCGCGGTGCCATTGGCCAAACAAGAATCGGCCCCTGTCGCAGCCAGCTGCTAGAGATGAGAAGAAAACTCGTATTACCTGCCAATGCTTCCAAGCGAGTCGGACGTATCTACATTCTAATGATAGAGAATACTCACGGTCACTAAAGGAAGCGGCAAAATCCAGACGCCAACTGTCAGCCCCACCCAAACCGTCAAATGTAAAACGAAACTGA